Genomic segment of Conexibacter woesei Iso977N:
CACGACCGGGATCCGCGGCGCCAGCTCGCGCAGCGCCGCGTTGTCGCCCGCGGCCGGGGTCACGACCAGCCCGTCGACCATCCGCGAGGCGAACGCCCGGATCAGCTCGTCCTCGGTCTCGGCCCGCTCGTCGGAGTTCCCCACCAGCGTGAGGTACCCGTGGGCGCGCGCCGCGTCCTGGACCGCCCGCGCGAGCGCGGTGAAGAACGGCACCTGGATGTCGGAGACGACGACGCCGATCACCAGCGTCCGCCCCGTCGTCAGCGAGCGCGCGTTCAGGTTGGGGGCGAACCCGAGCCGCGCGACGACCCCCAGCACATGCTCGCGGGTGCCCGCGCTGACCGACTGCGGCGCGTTCAGCGCGCGCGAGACGGTGGCCTTGCTGACCCCCGCCTCGCGCGCGACGTCGGCGATCGTCGCGCGCCGCTCAGGCGAGGCCATCGGCCGTGTCGCCCCGGCGGTTCATGATCCACATGGCCGTCGCCACGCCCGCCGCGACCACGGCGAACATGATCGTCGAGATCGCGTTGACCGCCGGCGTGACGCCGAAGCGCACGTCGTTGAACACCGCCATCGGCCACGTCTCGCTCGTCCCGCTGGCGGTGAACACCGACAGCACGTAGTCGTCGAAGGACATGGTGAACGCCAGTAGCGCGCCCGCGACGATCGCGGGCGCCAGGCGCGGCAGCGTCACCTGGCGGAACGTCGACAGCGGCCCGGCGCCGAGGTCGAAGCTCGCCTCCTCCAGCGCGCTGCCCATGCCGGTGAAGCGCGCGCGGACGATCAGGACGACGACCGCGCTGGACCACACGACGTGCGCCAGCAGGATCGTCTTCCAGCCCAGCGCCGGGAACAGCCCCACGTTGTCGTGCGCCTGCACGAAGAACACGCGCGAGGCGACGGCGATCACGATCTCCGGGACGACGAGCGTCAGGAAGACGAGCGCGCTGAACGGGACCTTCCACTTCGAGCGCGACCGGCCGAGCGCCAGCGCGGCGGCGGTCCCGAGCAGCGTCGCGAACAGCGCGTTGAGCGCGGCGATCTTCAGCGACAGCTCGAGCGCCGCCACGTAGCGGTCGGACCTGAACGCCGCGCTGAACCAGTGCAGCGAGAAGCCCTTCCAGGTCGAGACGTCGCGGCTCGAGTTGAAGGCGTACACGATGACAACGGCGATCGGCAGGTACAGGAACAGCAGGACGAGGACGCCCCAGCCGCTCAGCAGCCGCCTGCGGGTCTGCGCGCTATGCACCGAACTGCTCCTCGCGCATCGCGGAGATCAGGTACAGGATCACGAACAGCGACAACAACACCATCAGCCCGAGCGAGACCGCCGAGCCGAACGGCCAGTTGTCGGCCCCGATGAACTGGCCCTGGATGACGTTGCCGACGAACAGGAAGCGCCCGCCGCCCAGCATCTCCGGGATCACGTACTCGCCCGCCATCGGGATGAACACCAACAACGTCCCGGACAGCAGGCCCGGCCGCGTCAGCGGCAACGTGATGTCCTTGAACGCCTGCCACGGCGTGGCGCCGAGGTCCAGCGCGCCGTCGACCAACGACCAGTCCATGCGCTCCAGCGCCGCGTAGGCGGGCAGGACGAACAGCGGCAGGTAGCCGTAGACGAGGCCGATCAGGACGGCCTTCCACGTGTAGAGGATGTTGAGGTGCAGCGCGCCCGCGAACGAGCCGTCGCCGTCCAGGATCAGCTTCCAGGCGAACGTCCGGATCAGGAACGACGTCCAGAACGGGATGATCACCAACAACAGGACCAACCCCTTGCGCTTGGGGCTGACGTGGCGCGCCATCCAGTACGCGAGCGGGAAGCCGACGGCGACGGTCGCCAGCGTGCCGCCGGCGGCCATCAGGAACGTCTGCCTGAACACGTTCACGTACAGGCTGTCGAAGACCTGGCTGATCGCGTCGGTGTAGAACCCGTAGATGATCTGGCTGCCGGCGAACGAGTCGCCCTGCTTGGCCAGCGCGAACGCCACCAGGATCGCCAGCGGGGCGACGAACAGCAGCAGGTAGTAGCCGAGCAGCGGTGCGGCGAGCCAGCTCGGGTAGCGCGGCGCGAACGACCGCGCGCGGCCCCGCCTCATCGCGTCGCCCGAAACTTCTCGTAGGCCTGCTGGCGCAGGTTGAGGACCTTGGGCGTCGGCGAGATGATGAACTTGTACTTGTCGATCTTGTCGGCCTCGAGGTTCACGATCGGGTTGCTCGCGAACTCCTTGGCGCCGGACAGCGCCCACGTCTTGGCGTTGGCCGTGCCGTACTTGGAGTACTTCATCTCCTGCAGGCCGACCTGGGGGTCGAGCAGGTAGTTGATCCACGCGTGCGCGGCGACCGGGTGCGGCGCCTTGGCCGGGATCGCCCAGTTGTCGGCGAAGCGCTCGCACGGCCCCTCGGGGGCGACGACCGTGACGTCCCTGCGCTCCTGCGCGATCTGGAGCATGTCGCCCGACCAGCCCTGGCCGTAGACGATCTTGCCGCTGATCGTGTCCGGCCGGTAGGTGGAGGCGTCGAGGGTCTTGATCGCCGCGGCCAGCGGGGTCAGGAACTTGACGGCCTTGTCGTAGTCGGCCTGGTTCTCCGAGTCGGGGTCGATCCCCATCGCGATCATCGTGTCGCCGATGATCGTCGTGGTGCCCTCGAGCATGTTCGTGCGGCCCTTCCTGGCGGCGGCGGGCAACCCCTCCAGGAACTCCATGAACGTCGTGGGCCTGGCGTCGATCAGGTCGTTCCGGTAGTAGAACCCGACGTAGCCCCAGTTCTTGACGACCGTGTACCGGTTGCCCTTGTCGTAGGCCAGGTCCCGCCACTGCGGCTGGAGGTTGGCCATGTTCGGGATCAGCGAGTGGTCCAGCTCGTAGAGGTAGCCGCCCTCGCCGAGCGGGGCGATCGAGTTCTGGCCCGGGACGATGATGTCGTAGTCGCCGCCGCCCGCCTTGATCTTGGCCTCCATCTCGTCGGAGGACGAGTAGTAGGTCTCCTTGACCGTGGTGGCCGGGTGCGCCTTGTGGAAGCCCGAGCGCGTCCTGGGATCGAGGTACTCGGAGAAGTTGTAGATGAGGAGGTTGGACTCCAGCGGCTTGCCGGCCAGCTTCGAGGCCGAGCCGGCGGCGGTCGAGGTGGCGCCGCCGCTGCTGTTGCCGGTCGTGCCGCCGCAGCCGGCGATCAGGAGCGCGAGGCCGCCGAGGCCGAGCGCGTGGCGGCGGCTGACCCTGAGGCCCTGGTCGGCGCCGGCCTGCTGGGCGAGCGCGGCGATGCGGTCGAGCTTGGGCTTGAGGGCTGCGGGCGCGAGCAGGCGCAGCTCGTCGTTGGGCTTGTCCATCAGGTTCTCCTCCTCGGGGATCGGTGGGGGTGCTGCGGGGTGCTGCCGGCGTGGGGCTAGGCGGCGAGGACGATCGGGGCGGTGTCGGCCCAGCTGAGCGCGACGCGGTCGCCGGCGCCGAGGGCGTCGACGGCGTCATCGGCGCCGGTGCGCGGGACGACGGCGGTCAGCTCGGTGCCGTCGCCCAGCGCGGCGACGACCTGGATCGAGCTGCCCATCTGCAGGCGGGTGACGACGGTCGCGGCAAGGGCATTGGGTTGGCCGGCCGCGGCCGTGCCGTTGACGGCGCTGACGAGGATCTTCTCGGGCCGGATGCCGACGGTGACGGCGCCGCTGGGCGGCGTGTTGCCGTTGACCCGGGCCGACACGGTGCCGTCGGCGACGGCGATCGTCGCGACGCCGGCGGTGGTCTCGCGCAGCGCGCCGCTGAGCACGTTCATCTCGCCGATGAAGCCGGCGACGAAGGCGGAGGCCGGGCGGTCGTAGATCGCCTCGGGCGTGTCGAGCTGCTCGATCCGGCCCTCGGACATGACCGCGATGCGGTCGCTCATCGACATCGCCTCGCCCTGGTCGTGCGTGACGTAGACGAACGTGATGCCGACCTCGGACTGGATCCGCTTCAGCTCGACCTGCATGTCCTTGCGGAGCTTGAGGTCCAGCGCGCCGAGCGGCTCGTCGAGGAGCAGGACCTTCGGCTGCATGACCAGCGCGCGGGCCAGGGCGACGCGCTGCTGCTGGCCGCCGGACAGCTCGCGCGGGCGGCGCTGGGCGCGGCCGGTCATCTGGACCAGCTCCAGGGCCTCGTTGGCCTTCGCGCGGCGCTCCTGCTTGCCGAGGCCGCGCTGCTTGAGGCCGTAAGCCACGTTGTCGAGCACCGACATGTGCGGGAACAACGCGTAGTGCTGGAACACGGTGTTGACGTCGCGCTTGTAGGGCGGCGTGCCGACGGCGTCGGTCCCGCCGATCAGGATCGAGCCGGCCGTCGGCTGCTCGAAGCCGGCGATCATCCGCAGCGACGTCGTCTTGCCGCAGCCGGAGCTGCCGAGGAGCGACAGGAACTCCCCCTTGCGGATCTCCAGGTCCAGGTCGTCGACCGCGACGACCTCCCCGAAGCGCTTGGTCACGCCACGGAACTGCACGTCCAACTCCACTGCGGGCACACCTCCTCGCGACCCGGCGCGTGGGGCGCCGGGCCTGCTTTCACAAGCCTCCGAAACCGGTTGCTGCAACCGGTTTCGCGGCACCGTAACACATCCTGATAGCGCTGTCAGCAGTTCTCAGATAGCGCTACCAGTTCGGTCCAAGTCGTCTGGCCCCCACAGAGCAGGGGTAAGACGACTTGGACCTCGCGGGGCGCGCTGCGGCTATGCGCCGGAGGACGCCCGGACGACCAGGTCGGTCGCCAGGCGGATCTTCCGGACCGGCGCGTCCGGCTCGGCGAGGCGGCGCAGCAGCAGCCTGCCGGCTTCGCGGCCCAGCTCCATCACGGGCTGGACCACGGCGGTCACCGGCGGGTCGACGAGCGTGAGCCAGTCGACGTCGTCGAAGGCCGCGACCGCGAGGTCCTGCGGGACGCGCAGCCTCAGCTCGCGCGCGGCGAGCCAGAGGCCGTGGGTCATGAAGTTGTCGGTGGTGAACACCGCGGTCGGGCGCGTGCGCCTGCCGGCGCTGAGCATCGACAGCGCGGCGGTGTGCGCGCCCGCGGCCGTGAACTCCGGGTTCAGCGCGACCCAGCGCTCGTCGGCCTCGATGCCCGCGGCCTTCAGCGCGGCGCGGTAGCCCCTGATGCGCTGCGCGGTCGACGACGAGCCGGCGCCGGACGTCACGATCCCCACGCGGCGATGACCCTGCGCGATCAGGTGCTCGACCGCGCGCGTCGCGCCGGCGGCGTTCTCGACGGTCACGCTGTCCACCGTCATCCCCTGCACGGTCCGGTCCAGCAGCACCAGCGGCTTGCCCGGGTCCCTCGTGCGGGTCGCCCCGCTGCTGGCCGCGGGCGCGACGAGCAGCCCGTCGACCTGCGTGCGCAGCGCCTCGATCGCCCGCGCCTCGCGCGCCGGGTCCTCGTCGGAGTTCGCGAGCAGCAGGGTGTAGCCCGCGGGCTCCAGCGCGTCCGCGACGCCGCGGGAGACCGTCGCGAAGAACGGGTTCTCGACGTCGCCGACGACCAGCCCGACCGCCCTGGTCGACCCGGACGCCAGCGCGCGGGCGACGTCGTTGCGCCGGTAGCCCAGCTCCGCCGCGGCGGCGTCCACCGCCGCCCTGGCCTTCGCGCTGACGTGGCCGTAGCCGCCGAGCGCGCGCGCAGCGGTGGCGAAGGAGACGCCGGCCCTCTCGGCGACGTCGGCAACGGTCGGGTTCGACGCGGACATGCTGCGGGCGACCCTATCGGGCAGGATCGTCCGACCAAAACTGGTAGCGCTATCACTTTGTTGCTACGGTCCCGCTCATGACCCGCTCCTACAGCGCCCTGAGCCTCTGGCTCGAGCAGGCCGGCGACCTCACGCCGCGCGCACCGCTGCCCGGCCCGATCGACGTGGACGTCGCGATCGTCGGCGCCGGCTTCACCGGCCTGTGGAGCGCCTACTACCTCAAGCAGGCCGACCCCGCGCTGCGGATCGCC
This window contains:
- a CDS encoding LacI family DNA-binding transcriptional regulator, coding for MSASNPTVADVAERAGVSFATAARALGGYGHVSAKARAAVDAAAAELGYRRNDVARALASGSTRAVGLVVGDVENPFFATVSRGVADALEPAGYTLLLANSDEDPAREARAIEALRTQVDGLLVAPAASSGATRTRDPGKPLVLLDRTVQGMTVDSVTVENAAGATRAVEHLIAQGHRRVGIVTSGAGSSSTAQRIRGYRAALKAAGIEADERWVALNPEFTAAGAHTAALSMLSAGRRTRPTAVFTTDNFMTHGLWLAARELRLRVPQDLAVAAFDDVDWLTLVDPPVTAVVQPVMELGREAGRLLLRRLAEPDAPVRKIRLATDLVVRASSGA
- a CDS encoding ABC transporter permease, whose translation is MRRGRARSFAPRYPSWLAAPLLGYYLLLFVAPLAILVAFALAKQGDSFAGSQIIYGFYTDAISQVFDSLYVNVFRQTFLMAAGGTLATVAVGFPLAYWMARHVSPKRKGLVLLLVIIPFWTSFLIRTFAWKLILDGDGSFAGALHLNILYTWKAVLIGLVYGYLPLFVLPAYAALERMDWSLVDGALDLGATPWQAFKDITLPLTRPGLLSGTLLVFIPMAGEYVIPEMLGGGRFLFVGNVIQGQFIGADNWPFGSAVSLGLMVLLSLFVILYLISAMREEQFGA
- a CDS encoding ABC transporter permease, coding for MHSAQTRRRLLSGWGVLVLLFLYLPIAVVIVYAFNSSRDVSTWKGFSLHWFSAAFRSDRYVAALELSLKIAALNALFATLLGTAAALALGRSRSKWKVPFSALVFLTLVVPEIVIAVASRVFFVQAHDNVGLFPALGWKTILLAHVVWSSAVVVLIVRARFTGMGSALEEASFDLGAGPLSTFRQVTLPRLAPAIVAGALLAFTMSFDDYVLSVFTASGTSETWPMAVFNDVRFGVTPAVNAISTIMFAVVAAGVATAMWIMNRRGDTADGLA
- a CDS encoding polyamine ABC transporter substrate-binding protein, producing the protein MDKPNDELRLLAPAALKPKLDRIAALAQQAGADQGLRVSRRHALGLGGLALLIAGCGGTTGNSSGGATSTAAGSASKLAGKPLESNLLIYNFSEYLDPRTRSGFHKAHPATTVKETYYSSSDEMEAKIKAGGGDYDIIVPGQNSIAPLGEGGYLYELDHSLIPNMANLQPQWRDLAYDKGNRYTVVKNWGYVGFYYRNDLIDARPTTFMEFLEGLPAAARKGRTNMLEGTTTIIGDTMIAMGIDPDSENQADYDKAVKFLTPLAAAIKTLDASTYRPDTISGKIVYGQGWSGDMLQIAQERRDVTVVAPEGPCERFADNWAIPAKAPHPVAAHAWINYLLDPQVGLQEMKYSKYGTANAKTWALSGAKEFASNPIVNLEADKIDKYKFIISPTPKVLNLRQQAYEKFRATR
- a CDS encoding ABC transporter ATP-binding protein; the encoded protein is MELDVQFRGVTKRFGEVVAVDDLDLEIRKGEFLSLLGSSGCGKTTSLRMIAGFEQPTAGSILIGGTDAVGTPPYKRDVNTVFQHYALFPHMSVLDNVAYGLKQRGLGKQERRAKANEALELVQMTGRAQRRPRELSGGQQQRVALARALVMQPKVLLLDEPLGALDLKLRKDMQVELKRIQSEVGITFVYVTHDQGEAMSMSDRIAVMSEGRIEQLDTPEAIYDRPASAFVAGFIGEMNVLSGALRETTAGVATIAVADGTVSARVNGNTPPSGAVTVGIRPEKILVSAVNGTAAAGQPNALAATVVTRLQMGSSIQVVAALGDGTELTAVVPRTGADDAVDALGAGDRVALSWADTAPIVLAA